From Curtobacterium sp. MCBA15_012:
CGCTGATCGTGCAGAGCGACCGCACCGTGCTCCTCGAGGTCGCACACCCCGACGCCGAGGACGCACGGCACGAACTCGCGGCCTTCGCCGAGCTCGAACGCGCACCCGAGCACGTGCACACGTACCGCATCACCCGCCTCGGGCTCTGGAACGCACGGGCCGCCGGGCACGACGCCGAGTCGATGATCGGCACGCTCGAGCGGTTCGCGAAGTTCCCGGTGCCGCAGAGCGTCACGGTCGACATCCGCGACACCGTCTCGCGCTACGGCCGCCTGGTGATCCGGCGCGAGGAACGCCCCGACGCCCCGGTCATCGCGAACTCCCCGTCCGAGGAACTCGAGCGCCAGCCCGTCCTGCTGCTCACCGCCGAGGACCCGTCCGTGCTCGCCGAGGTCACCCGGTCGAAGCGCATCAAGCCCCTGCTCGGCGACCAGCGCTCCCCCAACGCGATCGCCCTGCAGCCATGGGCGCGGGGACAGGTCAAGCAGGAGCTCGTCAAGCTGGGCTGGCCGGCCGAGGACCTCGCCGGCTACACACCCGGGCAGCCGCACCCGATCGACCTCGACACCGCGTCCTGGCGCCTCCGGCCCTACCAGGAGCAGGCGGTCGACACCTTCTTCGCTCAGGGGTCCGGCGTCGTCGTGCTGCCCTGTGGCGCCGGCAAGACCCTCGTCGGTGCCGGCGCGATGGCGACCGTCAAGGCCACCACGCTCATCCTCGTGACGAACACGGTCTCGGCCCGGCAGTGGCGTGACGAGCTGCTCCGCCGGACGACCCTGACCGCCGACGACATCGGCGAGTACTCCGGCACCGTCAAGCAGATCCGTCCGGTCACGATCGCGACGTACCAGATCCTCACCGCCCGCCGGAAGGGTGAGTACACGCACCTGTCGCTCCTCGACGCGCTCGACTGGGGCCTCATCGTGTACGACGAGGTCCACCTGCTCCCCGCCCCCGTGTTCAAGCTCACCGCGGACCTGCAGGCGCGCCGCCGCCTGGGGCTCACCGCGACCCTGGTGCGCGAGGACGGACGCGAGAGCGACGTCTTCTCGCTCATCGGGCCGAAGCGGTACGACGCCCCGTGGAAGGAGATCGAGGCGCAGGGCTACATCTCCCCCGCCGCCTGCTACGAGGTCCGCATCGACCTGCCCCACAGCGACCGGCTCGAGTACGCGGCCTCGGGCGACGACGAGCGGTACCGGCTCGCGGCGACGACCCCCGCGAAGACCCCGGTGGTGCGGGAGCTCATCGAGAAGCACCGCGGCGAGCAGATCCTCGTGATCGGGCAGTACATCGACCAGCTCGACGACCTCGCGGCCTCGCTCGACGCCGCCGAGATCACCGGGTCCACGCCCGTCGACGAGCGGGAGCGGTTGTTCCAGGCGTTCCGCGAAGGCTCGATCGACGTGCTCGTCGTGTCGAAGGTCGCGAACTTCTCGGTCGACCTGCCCGACGCGACGGTGGCCATCCAGGTGTCCGGTTCGTTCGGGTCCCGGCAGGAAGAAGCCCAGCGTCTCGGCCGACTCCTCCGCCCGAACAAGGACGGCCTGCCCGCGTCGTTCTACACGCTCGTGACGCGGGACACGGTCGACCAGGACTTCGCGCAGAACCGGCAGCGGTTCCTCGCCGAGCAGGGCTACGCGTACACGATCCTCGACGCCGATCAGGTCGCGGCTGCCGCCTAGCCGCCGCACGTGCCGCTCTCAGGAAACCTCTAGGGAACGGTCAGAGGATGGGTGCATGACCGATGGCCCCAAGATCCTGATCGTCGACGACGAACCGAACATCCGCGACCTCCTCACGACCTCGTTGCGTTTCGCCGGGTTCGCCGTCCGCGCGGTCGGCAACGGTGCCCAGGCGATCTCGGCGGTGCTCGAGGAAGAGCCCGACCTGATCATCCTCGACGTCATGCTGCCCGACATGAACGGGTTCGGCGTCACCAAGCGTCTCCGTTCGTCCGGCTACACCTCGCCGATCCTCTTCCTCACGGCGAAGGACGACACCGAGGACAAGATCACCGGTCTCACCGTCGGCGGCGACGACTACGTCACGAAGCCGTTCTCGCTCGACGAGATCGTCGCGCGCATCAAGGCCATCCTGCGTCGCACCATGAACGACGAGGAAGACGCGATCATCCGCGCCGGCGAGCTCACGATGGACCAGGACACGCACGAGGTCACGATCGGCGACGCGCAGATCGAGCTGTCGCCCACCGAGTTCAAGCTCCTGCGCTACCTCATGCTCAACCCGAACCGGGTGCTGTCGAAGGCGCAGATCCTCGACCACGTGTGGGAGTACGACTTCAACGGCGACGCCGGCATCGTCGAGTCCTACATCTCGTACCTGCGCCGCAAGCTCGACCAGTACTCGAGCGAGCCGATCATCCAGACCAAGCGTGGGTTCGGCTACATGCTCAAGGCGACGAAGGCTTCGTAGGCCGCCGTCGTCCTCACGGCGCTCGTCCGGTTTCACCGGGCGAGCGCCGTCTACCGTTGGGGCAGCATGCACACGCGAATGAGCCGTTGGTGGGACGGGATCTCCCTCCGCACCAAGATCACCGGGATCACGGTGCTCCTCGTCGCGCTCGGGCTGCTCGTCGCCGGCCTCGGCACCATGACGGTGCTGTCGACCTACCTCATGTCGCAGCTCGACGACAACGTCAAGCAGACGACCGAGCAGCTCGAGGGCCAGAACATCAGCGACGGCGAGCAGTACTGCAAGCTCTCCGTGGTGCTGTCGCAGAGCGCCTACGTCGCGGCGTACGACTCGTCGGGTGAGCAGATCTGCCAGACCCGCGCCTCGAGCCGGCCGGACATCCGGTCGCTCGACTTCTCGGCGGCGGCCCGGTCGTCGCAGCGGTTCTCGCTCTACGACAGCCAGCACGACCACGAGTGGCGTGCCCAGGTCATCCCGGCGTCGCTGCAGAACCAGTCGAGCGGCACCGCCGAGACGGGCTACGTGCTCGTCGCCGTGTCCAGCGCCGACACCGACCAGACCATCGCCCGGTTCACCGTGATCTTCCTCGGGTTCGGCATCTCGGTGATCCTGCTCGGCGCCATGCTGACCCGGCTCCTCGTCACGGCGACCTTCGACCCGTTGCGCGACGTCGAGGACACCGCAGCTCGGTTCGCCGCCGGCGACTTCAACCAGCGCCTCGAGGCCGACACCCCGAACACCGAGGTCGGCCGCCTGAACCGCTCGCTCAACGCGATGCTCGAACGCATCGACAGCGCCTTCGAGGACCGCGAGCGGACGATCGCGCAGATGCGACGGTTCGTCGGCGACGCCTCGCACGAGCTCCGCACGCCGCTCGTCTCGCTCCGCGGGTACGCCGAGCTC
This genomic window contains:
- a CDS encoding DNA repair helicase XPB, giving the protein MNGPLIVQSDRTVLLEVAHPDAEDARHELAAFAELERAPEHVHTYRITRLGLWNARAAGHDAESMIGTLERFAKFPVPQSVTVDIRDTVSRYGRLVIRREERPDAPVIANSPSEELERQPVLLLTAEDPSVLAEVTRSKRIKPLLGDQRSPNAIALQPWARGQVKQELVKLGWPAEDLAGYTPGQPHPIDLDTASWRLRPYQEQAVDTFFAQGSGVVVLPCGAGKTLVGAGAMATVKATTLILVTNTVSARQWRDELLRRTTLTADDIGEYSGTVKQIRPVTIATYQILTARRKGEYTHLSLLDALDWGLIVYDEVHLLPAPVFKLTADLQARRRLGLTATLVREDGRESDVFSLIGPKRYDAPWKEIEAQGYISPAACYEVRIDLPHSDRLEYAASGDDERYRLAATTPAKTPVVRELIEKHRGEQILVIGQYIDQLDDLAASLDAAEITGSTPVDERERLFQAFREGSIDVLVVSKVANFSVDLPDATVAIQVSGSFGSRQEEAQRLGRLLRPNKDGLPASFYTLVTRDTVDQDFAQNRQRFLAEQGYAYTILDADQVAAAA
- a CDS encoding response regulator transcription factor gives rise to the protein MTDGPKILIVDDEPNIRDLLTTSLRFAGFAVRAVGNGAQAISAVLEEEPDLIILDVMLPDMNGFGVTKRLRSSGYTSPILFLTAKDDTEDKITGLTVGGDDYVTKPFSLDEIVARIKAILRRTMNDEEDAIIRAGELTMDQDTHEVTIGDAQIELSPTEFKLLRYLMLNPNRVLSKAQILDHVWEYDFNGDAGIVESYISYLRRKLDQYSSEPIIQTKRGFGYMLKATKAS